TGTTGGATCAGCTTTAGGAGTTTCTCATATGGCTTGCTACAGTGAAAGTTGTGTTGGTATTTCACAAGGTGCAAGAACAGGATTTGCAAACATAATAACAGGTTTATTATTTTTACTAAGTATTCCGCTATTTCCACTTTTTAAAATGATGCCAAACTGTATTTCAGGAGCAGCGACAGCATTTATTGGAACAATAATGATTTCATCAATTACTGAAATAGAATGAAAAAAACCAGAAATTGGAGTATCAGCGTTCTTTAGTATTTTGTTTATGGTTATAACTTACAATATAGCAAATGGTATTGCCGTTGGAATAATAGCATATACAGTCACATCTATTGGAGTTGGAAAAACAAAAGAAGTAAAACCTGTAATTTGAGCGCTAGATGTGTTATTTATACTTTATTTTGTAGCAACAGCTTTTATACAATAAAAAAACAGCACAGCTGTTTTTTTATATTTAGTAAATATTTTTAGCAACAGGATAAATAGTATAACAAACAACAGGTATTGTTGCTAAATAAATGGCCCAATCAAAAACTGAATTGACACTGTTTACACTCATTGAAAATATTCAAACATTTTGATTTTTTTCAACAGCACCAGCAGAGTAAAATAAAACACCTGCAAATGTTTTTGATCAAAAACCTAAGAAAGCATAAATTGAAATAACAATAATTCAAATACCCATTCATTTAAATCAATCTTTTTTTTCTTCAAATCACAATTTATTTTTTTCTCTTTTAGACATTAATAGTTTTTTGTTTTTAGAAACTTTCTCTTTTTTGTTTCTAAAATTTCTTGGTAAAAATATACTACAAATCGCTACCAAAAGTAATGGTATTCAATAATCAAATACATATGCTAAAGGTATACCTGCATCTGCATTTGTTGGAAGAAAGAAACCAATGATCCCTCCAAGTATTGCAACAATTAATGTTCTTAGTCAGTCAGTATATGTTGCTAAAACAAATATAGGAATTAATTTTATG
This is a stretch of genomic DNA from Mesoplasma coleopterae. It encodes these proteins:
- a CDS encoding energy-coupled thiamine transporter ThiT translates to MKRYFYLKVKKINTKDIVVMGLMLSLYLILNLMTAYSFSQFYLSLNIKLIPIFVLATYTDWLRTLIVAILGGIIGFFLPTNADAGIPLAYVFDYWIPLLLVAICSIFLPRNFRNKKEKVSKNKKLLMSKREKNKLWFEEKKDWFKWMGIWIIVISIYAFLGFWSKTFAGVLFYSAGAVEKNQNVWIFSMSVNSVNSVFDWAIYLATIPVVCYTIYPVAKNIY